A genomic stretch from Sulfobacillus thermosulfidooxidans includes:
- a CDS encoding DUF327 family protein: MVSRPLASSNESSIWARLDAQEKQVIAQLSLESVNRYVKTVKDLLEEALKAHQVKAGAYFSPLGQFRYLVRVQVVNKELERLRQSLMSPSPLHIVMKRLELIRGLLCDILM, translated from the coding sequence ATGGTTTCGAGACCACTCGCGTCGTCTAATGAATCATCCATCTGGGCAAGACTGGATGCCCAAGAAAAACAAGTCATTGCCCAGTTGAGTCTTGAGAGTGTGAACCGGTATGTGAAGACGGTGAAGGATCTTTTGGAAGAAGCGTTAAAGGCACATCAGGTTAAAGCTGGCGCCTATTTTTCTCCATTAGGCCAGTTTCGCTACCTAGTGCGCGTTCAGGTCGTCAATAAGGAATTAGAGCGTTTACGTCAATCGTTAATGAGCCCGTCACCTCTTCACATTGTGATGAAACGGTTAGAACTGATTCGCGGTTTATTATGTGACATTTTGATGTGA
- the fliN gene encoding flagellar motor switch protein FliN: MSENKGRLTKEELQALTEGLDDHSGLEARPVEFADLDVPPKPDRPVSPVDFLWDVPMDVEVVLGSTDLSVQDVLEIGPGSVIELERAYGEPVDVYLNGRIVAKGEVVIIGEQFGVKITEILASFPGDEEESSD; the protein is encoded by the coding sequence ATGAGTGAGAATAAGGGACGTTTAACCAAAGAAGAATTGCAGGCATTAACCGAAGGATTGGACGATCATTCAGGGCTTGAGGCCCGCCCGGTAGAATTTGCGGATTTAGATGTGCCTCCGAAACCGGACCGGCCTGTTTCGCCCGTGGATTTCCTTTGGGATGTTCCTATGGATGTTGAGGTGGTCTTAGGCAGTACCGACTTATCCGTACAAGACGTCTTGGAAATTGGTCCGGGATCGGTCATTGAGTTAGAGCGGGCTTACGGGGAACCGGTTGATGTGTATTTAAATGGCCGCATTGTCGCCAAGGGTGAAGTGGTCATTATCGGCGAACAATTTGGTGTGAAGATTACGGAGATTTTGGCTTCTTTTCCTGGGGACGAAGAGGAGTCTTCGGATTAG
- a CDS encoding flagellar motor switch protein FliM, translated as MRWMGLVKDLKEVRPYDFQRPHQLSRLQLDAITLMMESYLRMASNFLSTYLRTPVQIQHISTEQMPYEQYVEGVTIPSVLALFTINQSGSGLLESSPEVTLAIIDRALGGPGFGHFPTRELTEIEQTIYRRIMERLLSLLGQSWSSLMPFEARIDTIEYNPAFTQISSEGDLVVVQQQQISIDSHKGILSWVWPYPAIEPFALMLGRHALGREDDQDVKPKTQEMLKLLSRSAVRADVVLGRTTISLGEFRQLKPGDVIILKNRYDKPLTLSLANQEKFHVVAGKVGGHLAVRVTGRVNPNDQE; from the coding sequence ATGAGATGGATGGGACTGGTCAAAGATCTCAAAGAGGTACGTCCCTACGATTTTCAAAGGCCACACCAGCTAAGCCGCCTACAACTTGACGCCATTACTTTAATGATGGAATCGTACCTGCGGATGGCTTCGAACTTCCTCTCCACCTATTTGAGGACACCCGTGCAGATCCAACATATCAGTACTGAACAAATGCCTTATGAGCAGTATGTCGAAGGGGTTACTATTCCAAGCGTGCTGGCCTTATTTACTATCAATCAATCGGGTTCTGGACTCCTCGAGAGTTCACCGGAAGTGACTTTAGCGATTATTGATCGTGCTTTAGGAGGCCCGGGTTTCGGTCATTTTCCCACTCGGGAATTAACCGAGATTGAACAGACGATTTACCGGCGGATTATGGAACGCTTGTTGAGCTTGCTGGGTCAAAGTTGGTCGTCTTTGATGCCGTTTGAAGCCCGTATCGATACCATTGAATATAATCCGGCGTTTACCCAAATATCCTCGGAAGGGGATTTAGTGGTCGTGCAGCAACAACAAATTTCTATTGACAGCCACAAAGGGATTTTGTCATGGGTGTGGCCATATCCGGCCATTGAGCCTTTTGCTCTCATGCTGGGACGCCATGCCTTGGGACGTGAAGACGATCAAGATGTCAAGCCGAAAACCCAAGAGATGCTAAAGCTCTTGAGCCGCAGTGCGGTTCGCGCCGATGTCGTTTTGGGCCGCACCACGATTTCTTTGGGCGAATTTCGCCAGTTGAAACCGGGTGATGTTATCATTTTAAAAAATCGTTATGACAAGCCGTTAACCTTGTCTTTGGCCAATCAAGAAAAATTCCATGTTGTGGCGGGTAAAGTGGGAGGCCATTTAGCTGTCCGAGTGACAGGACGCGTTAATCCAAATGACCAAGAATGA
- the flgL gene encoding flagellar hook-associated protein FlgL → MEITPIVLMNTLLQNVQTQYQRIGQLQEEVSTGQRFQVPSDSPSRVTATMNLNTALAQTKAYETAATQAQNWLNTTSGALQNMQTIWQKILNIAVEASNNTLTATDREALAIQVQQAQKALGQLLNTRYEGTYIFNGYNGQTAPISSSGITNFPTTQQLQTFQIGESSSVTVNLTGNENVGQPSGSNYFATIYNDLSGLQSAITQGASTSQAYISTLKTDQGYLSTAQSIVGGRLERVNQTKTQLQSLSFNLNQTIAQISGANMASVTVQLAQEEQAYQAALQSGAQILPLSLLNFIHP, encoded by the coding sequence ATGGAAATTACCCCCATCGTTTTAATGAACACGTTACTTCAAAACGTGCAAACCCAATATCAACGGATTGGGCAATTACAAGAAGAAGTGTCCACCGGTCAAAGATTTCAAGTCCCATCAGACAGTCCAAGCCGGGTGACAGCCACCATGAATTTAAATACTGCTTTAGCTCAAACCAAAGCCTATGAAACAGCGGCGACCCAGGCTCAAAATTGGCTTAACACCACCAGTGGCGCATTACAAAACATGCAGACAATTTGGCAAAAAATCTTAAATATCGCAGTGGAAGCTTCTAATAACACGCTGACAGCAACAGACCGGGAAGCGTTAGCAATTCAAGTTCAGCAAGCTCAAAAGGCACTCGGGCAGCTTCTCAACACGCGTTATGAAGGAACATACATTTTTAACGGTTACAATGGCCAAACAGCCCCGATTTCTTCTTCTGGAATAACCAATTTTCCTACCACCCAGCAACTTCAAACATTTCAAATCGGTGAAAGTAGTTCGGTCACAGTGAATCTAACGGGGAATGAAAACGTCGGCCAGCCCAGTGGTTCCAATTATTTTGCTACCATCTATAACGACCTCAGCGGGCTACAATCTGCCATTACCCAAGGAGCATCTACCTCTCAAGCTTATATCAGCACACTAAAAACTGATCAGGGCTATCTTTCTACCGCTCAAAGCATTGTTGGGGGACGATTAGAACGGGTTAACCAGACGAAAACCCAGTTACAAAGCTTGAGTTTCAATCTCAATCAAACCATTGCGCAAATTTCTGGGGCTAATATGGCGTCTGTGACAGTTCAGTTGGCCCAAGAGGAACAAGCCTATCAGGCTGCGTTACAGAGTGGTGCGCAAATTTTGCCGTTGTCTCTGCTCAATTTCATTCATCCCTAA
- the csrA gene encoding carbon storage regulator CsrA yields MLVLSRKIDEALIIGNAEIRIIVLGIQGDQVKLGIEAPRHITVMREELFQAQQHNQMASLSVPPETLNDLTASNPKTPLRPQEKKPKSP; encoded by the coding sequence ATGCTGGTGCTCAGCCGTAAAATTGATGAAGCGCTCATAATTGGCAATGCAGAAATTCGCATTATTGTTTTAGGCATTCAAGGCGATCAAGTGAAATTAGGTATTGAAGCTCCCCGCCACATCACCGTGATGCGCGAGGAGCTCTTTCAAGCCCAGCAACATAATCAAATGGCGTCGTTGTCTGTGCCTCCCGAAACTTTAAACGATTTAACGGCTTCTAATCCGAAGACTCCTCTTCGTCCCCAGGAAAAGAAGCCAAAATCTCCGTAA
- a CDS encoding aminoglycoside 6-adenylyltransferase yields MTKVVAMSLNRHRARDLALPQYREDLLAAITRDVTSDSRVRAAFVGGSLGTGDTDLYSDIDLRVVVDAEDIENFVANKMVRPQRWGSVLFYEDLGPHVAHTVAHFEGFIKVDCFYYRVAQLTPSFTLQNVRILHDPDGLVRDVTRRSQSFTYYPSAAEVARWRYKVLAYAHEVYRGCRRDELSYAREMLIGLAGYAMAGWHMEAGRWPDLWANWAKAEGPRSVLTARQQAWISAWHPPWSGPAMMDIMATMEPELSRLNDRLSEWTGCDPDHQVWQQGWDMVT; encoded by the coding sequence ATGACAAAGGTGGTTGCCATGTCCTTAAACCGTCATCGCGCCCGCGATTTGGCGTTGCCGCAATATCGGGAGGATCTTCTTGCCGCTATTACCCGCGACGTGACCAGCGATTCCCGAGTTCGTGCGGCGTTCGTGGGAGGCTCACTGGGGACAGGAGATACGGACCTTTACTCGGACATTGACCTGCGGGTTGTGGTAGATGCTGAGGATATCGAAAACTTTGTGGCGAACAAAATGGTGCGCCCTCAGCGGTGGGGGTCCGTCCTTTTCTACGAAGATTTGGGTCCGCACGTCGCCCATACAGTGGCGCATTTTGAAGGCTTCATCAAGGTCGATTGCTTCTATTACCGCGTGGCCCAGTTGACGCCATCTTTCACCTTGCAAAACGTCCGCATTCTCCACGATCCCGACGGTCTTGTACGAGACGTAACCCGTCGCTCCCAGTCGTTCACCTACTACCCGTCGGCAGCTGAAGTGGCACGCTGGCGCTATAAAGTGCTGGCGTACGCTCATGAGGTCTACCGGGGGTGCCGGCGCGATGAATTATCCTATGCGCGGGAGATGCTCATTGGACTCGCCGGGTATGCGATGGCGGGATGGCATATGGAAGCCGGACGTTGGCCCGACCTGTGGGCGAACTGGGCGAAAGCGGAAGGTCCGCGGTCGGTTTTGACTGCGCGCCAACAAGCCTGGATTAGCGCGTGGCATCCACCGTGGAGCGGGCCGGCTATGATGGACATCATGGCCACGATGGAACCGGAACTGTCCCGCCTGAATGATCGGCTCAGCGAATGGACCGGGTGCGATCCGGACCACCAGGTATGGCAGCAAGGGTGGGACATGGTGACATAA
- the fliW gene encoding flagellar assembly protein FliW — protein sequence MITKETIQTRFHGEITISASDILVMDQEILGFAKHRQFVLLPHHPESPFLYLQSVTDPQLAFIVIDPLTFKPDYVVPEEEVSGLGNPEFWAILCICTVGQSKNGQGLYATANLKSPLIFNRQTRHGGQFVLSLPYPFEYPLFGEAQNNAGAQP from the coding sequence ATGATTACCAAAGAGACCATTCAAACCCGGTTTCATGGAGAAATAACTATATCCGCATCAGATATTTTGGTGATGGACCAAGAAATATTAGGCTTTGCTAAACATCGCCAATTTGTATTGTTGCCCCATCATCCCGAGAGTCCCTTCCTGTATTTGCAATCGGTGACCGATCCTCAACTCGCCTTTATTGTGATAGATCCGCTCACATTTAAACCCGATTATGTGGTACCAGAGGAAGAAGTTTCCGGATTGGGCAATCCCGAATTTTGGGCTATTCTATGTATATGTACGGTAGGTCAATCAAAAAATGGCCAAGGACTTTATGCCACTGCCAATCTCAAAAGCCCTTTGATCTTTAATCGGCAGACACGGCATGGCGGCCAATTTGTGTTATCCTTACCGTATCCGTTTGAATATCCCTTGTTTGGGGAGGCCCAAAATAATGCTGGTGCTCAGCCGTAA
- the flgK gene encoding flagellar hook-associated protein FlgK has translation MSFTILNIAGRSLAAEQLAMEVTGNNMANATTPGYRRETADLVETPPIPSANLNGTLQGQGVSVDAILRAQDAFLSRSVRTQFGSMGYWKSLNTALSQIQNVFQEPSASGLSEAMTNFFNAWLTLSQTPSSLSARQAVLEQGKSLASTFNTMSSELNQEIQNLNNSVTSMVGKINTITTQIAKLNTEIANVTGSGGTANALLDQRGLLMDQLSQLVNISYTVNPDQTVNIYLGSNALVVNQKAYSLSTGPSASPPGVDQVYWNNTTQPLNSSTGLTNGELAGLLQAGGTDIPNYLSQLNTLAESVANAVNSQQTQGYQLNSNQKGSDFFVVPASGIITASNIQVNPQLTIQGIAAASNPNAPNDGSNAEAMANLVYDTQSSLGNYTFSQYYTNLVGQVGNDGQHAETQYNSANATLQALRNARQSATGVDLNQSSAHLIQEQQSYQAAAQLVSVEQTIMTSLLQAVG, from the coding sequence ATGTCCTTTACCATTTTGAATATTGCTGGTCGCAGTTTGGCTGCAGAACAACTGGCTATGGAAGTAACCGGCAACAACATGGCTAATGCCACCACGCCCGGTTATCGCAGGGAGACAGCCGACCTGGTTGAAACACCCCCTATTCCTTCCGCCAATCTAAACGGCACCTTACAAGGTCAAGGAGTCAGTGTCGATGCCATTTTACGCGCCCAAGATGCATTTTTATCGCGGAGCGTTCGAACCCAATTTGGGTCCATGGGTTATTGGAAAAGCCTGAATACTGCGCTGTCCCAAATTCAAAATGTCTTCCAAGAGCCTTCGGCTAGCGGTTTATCGGAAGCAATGACAAACTTCTTTAATGCTTGGCTCACCTTGTCCCAAACGCCGAGTAGTCTCTCCGCACGTCAAGCCGTTCTCGAACAGGGAAAATCTTTAGCCAGTACATTTAACACCATGAGTAGCGAATTGAATCAAGAAATCCAAAATCTTAATAATTCCGTGACTAGCATGGTGGGAAAAATCAACACCATCACGACCCAAATTGCAAAACTCAATACGGAAATAGCTAACGTTACGGGATCAGGGGGAACTGCCAATGCATTACTTGATCAGCGTGGGCTTTTAATGGACCAATTAAGCCAATTGGTCAATATATCGTATACGGTAAATCCTGATCAAACGGTAAACATTTACCTAGGGAGCAATGCGTTAGTTGTTAATCAAAAGGCCTATTCCCTTTCCACTGGACCTAGTGCCTCACCCCCCGGGGTCGATCAAGTTTATTGGAATAACACGACTCAGCCTCTAAACAGTTCAACAGGGCTCACCAATGGTGAATTAGCGGGTCTTCTTCAGGCGGGAGGAACCGACATTCCCAACTATTTATCTCAATTGAATACACTGGCCGAATCCGTGGCCAATGCTGTCAACAGTCAACAAACCCAGGGCTATCAGCTTAACAGTAATCAAAAAGGTAGTGATTTCTTTGTGGTTCCTGCTTCCGGAATCATTACGGCCAGTAATATTCAAGTCAATCCCCAACTGACCATTCAAGGGATTGCAGCAGCGTCAAATCCCAATGCTCCCAATGATGGCAGCAACGCTGAGGCCATGGCCAATTTGGTCTATGATACCCAATCATCATTGGGCAATTACACTTTTAGCCAGTATTACACGAATCTTGTTGGACAAGTGGGCAATGACGGCCAACATGCCGAGACCCAATATAACAGTGCCAATGCCACCTTACAGGCATTAAGAAATGCTAGGCAGTCTGCAACGGGGGTCGATCTCAATCAGTCGTCGGCGCATCTCATTCAAGAACAACAAAGTTACCAGGCCGCCGCACAGCTGGTCAGTGTCGAACAAACGATCATGACCAGCTTACTACAAGCAGTTGGCTAA
- a CDS encoding Spo0E family sporulation regulatory protein-aspartic acid phosphatase → MYPLRNSSDYRRAIEHIRLLQGVLSTLAKIKGNLDPDVLAVSQEIDEYVVSVQQYWQKHGQEALLG, encoded by the coding sequence GTGTATCCCTTGCGGAATTCCAGCGATTATCGCCGGGCTATTGAGCATATCCGGTTACTACAAGGTGTGCTAAGTACCTTAGCTAAAATTAAAGGCAATCTCGATCCTGATGTCCTCGCTGTAAGCCAGGAAATCGATGAATATGTTGTATCTGTCCAACAATACTGGCAAAAGCATGGTCAAGAAGCCCTTTTGGGGTAG